A region of Desulfatiglans anilini DSM 4660 DNA encodes the following proteins:
- a CDS encoding DVU0772 family protein, whose amino-acid sequence MLGLEDIKKRNDLIEVIDWDMTPEEAVTLYLEWGNNWTHGKNLIRSKNDVSRYFVVNTWEEPPKIYLIERNSEAAVELARIDMPEALRKAYLSRIARRKGVYAIDEEVRAWLEEKLYGQEPKGYVN is encoded by the coding sequence ATGCTGGGACTCGAAGACATCAAAAAGCGCAATGATCTCATCGAAGTCATCGACTGGGATATGACACCCGAGGAGGCGGTCACTCTTTATCTGGAGTGGGGGAACAACTGGACGCACGGAAAAAACCTGATCCGTTCGAAAAATGACGTATCGCGATATTTTGTCGTCAACACATGGGAAGAGCCGCCCAAGATATACCTCATCGAAAGGAACTCGGAGGCGGCTGTGGAATTGGCCAGGATCGACATGCCGGAGGCGCTCAGGAAAGCCTATCTTTCCCGCATAGCCCGTCGTAAAGGCGTTTACGCCATCGACGAAGAGGTCCGCGCCTGGCTCGAAGAGAAGCTCTACGGGCAGGAACCGAAAGGCTATGTCAACTGA
- a CDS encoding ferredoxin: MKVKIDPDLCMGDRNCNKVCPDVFAYDEDKMLSVVQVDTVPAHLEEAVRRAARECAPGAIVVIE; this comes from the coding sequence ATGAAGGTCAAGATCGATCCAGATTTGTGTATGGGAGACCGGAACTGCAACAAGGTCTGTCCGGATGTCTTCGCTTATGATGAGGACAAAATGCTGTCCGTTGTTCAGGTGGACACCGTGCCCGCGCATCTCGAGGAGGCCGTACGCCGAGCAGCACGGGAGTGTGCGCCCGGCGCGATCGTAGTCATCGAATAA
- a CDS encoding universal stress protein, producing the protein MEVKKILWPTDFSENAAKALPYVTALSEKFQTEVHVLYVIPELGLHEPWYGEFDRSHIDKIHEWERNTAAKRLDEICDTYLKGCRLYVKHVALGDPADEILKMISEEKVDMVVMATRGRKGHFFFGSVADKVLKHSPVSVVTVPIKD; encoded by the coding sequence ATGGAAGTCAAAAAGATCCTCTGGCCCACGGATTTCTCCGAAAACGCCGCCAAGGCGCTGCCGTATGTGACGGCGCTGTCGGAAAAATTCCAGACCGAGGTGCATGTCCTGTATGTGATTCCCGAGCTGGGGCTGCATGAGCCGTGGTATGGGGAGTTCGACCGTTCGCACATCGACAAGATTCACGAGTGGGAACGGAATACAGCCGCAAAAAGGCTGGATGAGATTTGCGATACGTATCTCAAAGGGTGTCGGCTTTACGTCAAACACGTCGCCCTGGGTGATCCCGCGGACGAGATCCTGAAGATGATCAGCGAAGAAAAGGTCGATATGGTCGTCATGGCGACGCGCGGGCGGAAGGGGCATTTTTTCTTCGGCAGCGTGGCTGACAAGGTGCTCAAGCATTCGCCTGTCAGCGTTGTGACAGTGCCGATCAAGGATTGA
- a CDS encoding thioredoxin family protein, whose product MKTPVTDLTDAAFTEAVLESKTICLVDFWSPRCGTCHSLAPALEAFAAANEGKVHVYKLDVDDNPITSEKYEIKSTPTLVFFKDGKPIDVTRGTLSASSLQSKLESVGGP is encoded by the coding sequence ATGAAAACGCCCGTCACCGATTTGACCGATGCCGCATTCACCGAAGCCGTCTTGGAGTCCAAGACTATCTGTCTCGTCGATTTCTGGTCGCCGCGCTGCGGAACCTGCCACTCGTTGGCCCCGGCCCTTGAAGCGTTTGCCGCCGCCAACGAGGGAAAGGTGCATGTCTACAAGCTCGACGTGGACGACAATCCGATCACCAGCGAAAAATACGAGATCAAGAGCACCCCCACACTGGTCTTTTTCAAGGACGGCAAGCCCATCGACGTCACCAGGGGGACCCTTTCGGCGTCCTCCCTGCAGTCGAAGCTCGAAAGCGTGGGCGGCCCCTGA
- a CDS encoding cysteine desulfurase family protein yields MKIVNLDHLSANQLLPEVQDAMIGVMRETFGNPSSQHRLGDGAAEALEAARGRVARLINSALEKEVVFTSSGTESINHAIKGVAFAKADKGRHIVTSNIEHNAVLRSLRRLKLMDYQVTSVPVDSDGRVNPDDVARALKDETILVSIMHSNNEIGTLQPIREIAAITRERKITFHSDAVDSVGVIPVDVQDLGVDLLSFASNTFYGPAGVGGLYIRRGTSIWPLLDGGVQENNKRAGTENLIGIVGMGMAAELALRDMSRRTEHAAGLKHFLLKELPNYIDEFIINGHPEFSLPNLLSVSVKYIEGESVVLMLDEEGIAVSTRSACAAGALQASHVLLSIGREFADAQGTLVITFGIENTEEHIVRFLEALRGAVTTLRDISPLYPNKQPA; encoded by the coding sequence ATGAAGATCGTCAACCTGGATCATCTATCGGCCAATCAGCTTCTGCCCGAGGTGCAGGACGCGATGATCGGCGTAATGAGGGAGACCTTCGGAAACCCCTCGAGTCAGCATCGCCTCGGGGATGGTGCGGCCGAGGCGCTCGAAGCGGCGCGCGGACGTGTGGCAAGGTTGATCAACAGCGCTCTGGAAAAAGAGGTGGTTTTCACATCCAGCGGGACCGAATCCATCAATCATGCCATCAAGGGCGTAGCGTTCGCGAAGGCGGACAAAGGCAGGCACATCGTCACCTCCAATATAGAACACAATGCCGTCCTTCGAAGTCTTCGCCGGCTCAAACTGATGGATTACCAGGTGACGTCCGTACCCGTGGACTCCGACGGCCGGGTGAATCCGGATGATGTGGCGAGGGCCCTCAAAGACGAGACCATCCTCGTGAGCATCATGCACAGCAACAATGAGATCGGAACGCTGCAGCCCATAAGGGAAATCGCCGCCATTACGAGGGAGCGAAAGATCACGTTCCACAGCGACGCCGTGGACTCTGTCGGTGTCATCCCTGTGGATGTGCAGGATCTCGGGGTCGATCTCTTGAGCTTCGCGTCCAATACCTTTTACGGTCCGGCCGGGGTCGGGGGCTTGTACATCCGCCGCGGAACGAGCATCTGGCCGCTGCTTGACGGCGGTGTTCAGGAGAATAACAAGCGAGCTGGGACGGAGAATCTCATTGGTATCGTCGGGATGGGCATGGCCGCGGAACTGGCCCTCCGAGATATGTCCCGGCGCACCGAGCATGCAGCCGGGCTGAAGCATTTCCTCCTGAAGGAACTGCCGAATTACATCGATGAGTTCATCATCAACGGCCATCCCGAGTTCAGTCTGCCGAATCTCCTGTCCGTCTCAGTGAAGTACATCGAGGGGGAGAGCGTTGTGCTGATGCTGGATGAGGAGGGCATCGCGGTCTCGACCCGTTCCGCATGCGCCGCGGGGGCGCTGCAGGCCTCCCACGTGCTGCTTTCGATCGGGCGGGAGTTCGCGGATGCCCAGGGTACCCTGGTGATCACTTTCGGCATCGAGAATACGGAGGAGCACATCGTCCGTTTCTTGGAGGCACTGAGGGGTGCGGTCACGACCTTGCGGGACATTTCACCGCTCTATCCCAATAAACAGCCGGCCTGA
- the nifU gene encoding Fe-S cluster assembly scaffold protein NifU yields MYSKTVMDHFKSPRNVGVIENPDGFGEVGNPLCGDMMSIYLKIKDERIDDIKFQTFGCGAAIAVSSMLTEMAKGKTIEEAKKISNKDVAAALEGLPKNKLHCSNLGADALHQAIKDYEDRKAGMEPKVPKRSEKHEHTHGDHCYCPYCDAEVPEGVTFCKACQTDLTAEH; encoded by the coding sequence ATGTACTCGAAAACGGTGATGGATCATTTCAAAAGCCCGCGGAATGTGGGCGTCATCGAAAACCCGGACGGCTTCGGGGAGGTGGGCAATCCCCTATGCGGCGACATGATGAGCATCTATTTGAAAATCAAGGATGAACGGATCGACGATATCAAATTCCAGACGTTCGGGTGCGGCGCCGCCATCGCCGTATCCAGCATGCTGACGGAGATGGCCAAGGGAAAAACCATCGAAGAGGCCAAAAAGATCTCGAACAAGGATGTGGCCGCGGCGCTCGAAGGGCTGCCCAAGAACAAGCTGCATTGCTCCAACCTCGGCGCGGATGCGCTTCATCAGGCCATCAAGGATTATGAAGACCGGAAGGCAGGGATGGAGCCGAAGGTTCCGAAGCGGAGCGAGAAACACGAACATACCCATGGCGATCACTGCTACTGCCCCTACTGTGATGCCGAGGTCCCCGAGGGGGTGACCTTCTGTAAGGCGTGTCAGACGGATCTGACTGCCGAGCACTGA
- a CDS encoding FKBP-type peptidyl-prolyl cis-trans isomerase — protein sequence MTKAKNGDKAKVHYTGRLEDGTVFDSSNGREPLEFTLGEGQLIQGFEQGVLGMQVGESKTVTISPEEGYGHPKEELKVTVSKTDFPADIEPEIGQRLQLQNMQGQPIPVIISAVEGETVTLDANHPLAGKTLHFDLELMELTA from the coding sequence ATGACCAAGGCAAAAAACGGCGACAAAGCAAAAGTTCACTACACCGGCAGGCTGGAAGATGGAACTGTCTTTGACAGTTCCAACGGGCGGGAACCCCTTGAATTTACCCTGGGTGAAGGGCAGCTGATTCAGGGCTTCGAGCAGGGTGTCCTCGGCATGCAGGTGGGGGAATCCAAAACCGTCACCATTTCGCCTGAAGAAGGCTACGGACATCCCAAAGAAGAGTTGAAAGTGACGGTCAGCAAGACCGACTTTCCGGCCGATATCGAACCGGAGATCGGACAGCGCCTTCAGCTTCAGAATATGCAGGGCCAGCCGATCCCCGTGATCATCAGCGCCGTCGAAGGGGAGACCGTGACCCTGGATGCCAATCATCCATTGGCCGGCAAAACCCTCCATTTCGATCTCGAACTGATGGAATTGACCGCATGA
- a CDS encoding (Fe-S)-binding protein, whose product MASPTTVLLFVPCLVDLISTETGEAVQNVLERLGLRVICPERQTCCGQPAFNAGYRQEARRLAKRFLQCFEEGLPIVSPSGSCVHMVRRHYPDLFRGDRTWEPRARETAARTFEFSEFLVDILRVEDVGAAFEGRITYHDSCQLARGLGIREQPRRLLRSLRGAEFVEMADSDRCCGFGGAFSFKYPEISTALVQEKVELILASGADAVAGCDSGCLMNIQGRLSRIGSRVKAIHIARILDSTEEHVRAASNPARL is encoded by the coding sequence ATGGCGTCTCCAACCACGGTCCTGTTATTTGTCCCATGCCTGGTGGACCTGATCTCCACTGAGACCGGGGAAGCGGTGCAGAACGTTCTCGAACGGCTGGGGCTGCGTGTGATCTGCCCCGAACGCCAGACGTGCTGCGGTCAACCCGCCTTCAACGCCGGGTACCGTCAGGAGGCCAGGCGCCTCGCCAAACGCTTCCTGCAGTGCTTCGAAGAAGGCCTGCCCATCGTCAGCCCATCCGGCTCCTGCGTCCACATGGTGCGCCGCCACTACCCGGATCTTTTTCGGGGGGACCGTACATGGGAGCCCCGGGCTAGGGAGACGGCGGCGCGCACCTTCGAGTTTAGCGAGTTTCTGGTGGACATCTTGCGTGTCGAGGATGTAGGGGCCGCCTTCGAAGGCAGAATCACATACCACGATTCGTGCCAGCTGGCGCGCGGCCTGGGGATCCGCGAACAACCCCGCCGGCTGCTGCGGAGCCTCCGCGGGGCAGAGTTCGTGGAAATGGCGGATTCGGATCGATGCTGCGGGTTCGGGGGCGCCTTTTCCTTCAAATACCCTGAGATCTCGACCGCCCTCGTCCAGGAAAAGGTCGAACTCATCCTGGCCAGCGGCGCCGACGCAGTGGCCGGCTGCGACAGCGGCTGTCTCATGAACATCCAGGGCCGGCTGAGCCGTATAGGCTCCCGTGTAAAGGCCATCCATATCGCCCGCATCCTGGATTCAACCGAGGAGCACGTCCGTGCGGCATCCAACCCCGCAAGACTATAA
- a CDS encoding LutB/LldF family L-lactate oxidation iron-sulfur protein has product MRHPTPQDYKDAARRGLSNPVLQAAMADMQNRLGPATARAYQALPEGPGLRDTAHDLRMAAIENLDILLAAFAEGVREHGGHVLYAPDAQTAVAHVLGIAQRHAVRRIVKGKSMLSEEIGLNPALVEAGIEVMETDLGEYIVQLAGDRPSHILGPAMHMTRREIGALFTEHLGIPYSEDPPTLTLAARRALRDKFFKADMGISGCNLACAETGHITILSNEGNVRMATTLPKVHVALMGMERIAARLEDHDVLLRLLSTGATSQKMATYVSYVGGPRSPDFEDGPEHFYVVIVDNGRSRILADPVFREILCCIRCSACLNVCPIYRKIGGHAYGSIYSGPIGAVITPLLWGIERGRHLCQGETLCGACEDACPVHIRIPKLLLELRARLAEGDPAWETRPAPIAEKLAYKAWARMACNPRVYHLFMRAASFAQRLLPRRTGMIRRLPAPFDGWTLSRDMPPLARRRFLARSPSRRAMNPP; this is encoded by the coding sequence GTGCGGCATCCAACCCCGCAAGACTATAAAGACGCCGCACGCCGGGGCCTGTCCAACCCTGTCCTGCAGGCAGCCATGGCCGACATGCAGAACCGGCTCGGACCGGCGACAGCCCGGGCCTATCAAGCCCTGCCCGAAGGTCCCGGCCTGCGCGACACCGCGCACGACCTCCGCATGGCGGCAATCGAAAACCTGGATATCCTCCTCGCCGCCTTCGCTGAGGGTGTGAGAGAACACGGCGGACACGTCCTCTACGCCCCGGACGCGCAAACGGCGGTGGCCCACGTGCTCGGGATCGCTCAACGCCACGCGGTCCGCCGGATCGTCAAAGGCAAATCCATGCTGAGCGAAGAGATCGGCCTCAACCCCGCCCTTGTCGAAGCCGGCATCGAGGTCATGGAAACCGATCTCGGGGAGTACATCGTGCAACTGGCGGGCGACAGGCCCTCGCATATCCTGGGGCCGGCCATGCACATGACGCGCCGGGAGATCGGGGCCCTGTTCACCGAACACCTGGGAATCCCCTATTCCGAAGACCCACCGACCCTGACCCTCGCCGCCCGCCGCGCCCTGCGCGATAAATTCTTCAAGGCCGACATGGGCATCTCCGGGTGCAATCTGGCCTGCGCTGAAACCGGACACATCACCATCCTGTCGAACGAAGGCAACGTGCGCATGGCCACCACCCTTCCGAAGGTCCACGTCGCCCTCATGGGGATGGAGCGCATCGCCGCCCGGCTGGAGGACCACGATGTCTTGCTCCGCCTGCTTTCCACCGGGGCCACCTCCCAGAAGATGGCCACCTACGTGAGCTACGTTGGCGGACCCCGATCGCCTGATTTCGAGGACGGCCCCGAACACTTCTACGTCGTGATCGTCGACAACGGCCGGAGCCGCATTCTCGCCGACCCGGTCTTCCGGGAGATCCTCTGCTGCATCCGCTGCAGCGCCTGCCTGAACGTCTGCCCCATCTACCGCAAGATCGGCGGACACGCCTACGGGTCGATTTACTCCGGCCCCATCGGCGCCGTCATCACCCCGCTGCTCTGGGGGATCGAACGTGGAAGACACCTCTGTCAGGGGGAAACCCTCTGCGGTGCGTGCGAAGACGCCTGTCCGGTCCACATCCGGATCCCGAAGCTGCTCCTCGAACTCCGCGCGCGCCTCGCGGAAGGCGACCCCGCATGGGAAACCCGCCCGGCGCCCATCGCGGAGAAACTGGCCTACAAGGCCTGGGCCCGCATGGCCTGCAACCCCCGTGTCTATCACCTTTTCATGCGGGCTGCATCGTTCGCGCAGCGCCTTTTGCCGCGCCGAACCGGAATGATCCGCAGGCTTCCAGCCCCCTTCGACGGCTGGACCCTTTCACGGGACATGCCACCGCTCGCCCGCAGACGGTTCCTGGCACGCAGCCCGTCGCGCAGGGCTATGAATCCCCCATAG
- a CDS encoding LutC/YkgG family protein produces the protein MQGSKAIMNDPENLFLSRVRQALGAESRRAHTTLQPEGAPPEETLRVLDRIANREGKDRLALLERLMEEGRAINLEVHPVEGFQEAADVIHQIAVDHPEHPASRRGILCWRHPLLDPLDLKHRLAGLGIPFFPVDLQDPALGGLSQDERRARIREALGLACIGVTSADFCVAQSATLVLRSRAGQPRAVSLAPDVHVAVIEPGQILADFEELYTVLKWHPEIRREGLGPNLTFITGPSKTADIELHIVYGVHGPRKVHLVVLTGTGAA, from the coding sequence TTGCAAGGATCAAAAGCGATCATGAACGACCCGGAGAACCTATTTCTGAGCAGGGTGCGACAGGCTTTGGGTGCAGAGAGCCGCAGGGCGCACACGACCCTGCAGCCGGAAGGCGCGCCGCCGGAAGAGACCCTCAGGGTCCTTGACCGGATCGCCAACCGTGAAGGGAAGGATCGTCTGGCCTTGCTCGAGCGGCTGATGGAGGAGGGGCGGGCCATCAACCTGGAGGTGCACCCGGTCGAAGGGTTTCAGGAGGCGGCTGACGTCATCCATCAGATCGCCGTCGACCACCCGGAGCACCCTGCCTCCCGTCGTGGGATCCTCTGCTGGCGCCATCCCCTGCTCGACCCGCTCGATCTGAAACATCGACTGGCCGGCCTGGGAATTCCCTTCTTTCCCGTCGACCTGCAGGACCCGGCGCTTGGCGGGCTCAGCCAAGACGAACGCCGGGCCCGCATACGGGAGGCACTCGGTCTGGCCTGCATAGGCGTCACCTCCGCCGATTTCTGTGTCGCTCAAAGCGCAACCCTCGTCCTTCGAAGCCGGGCCGGGCAGCCCCGTGCGGTCTCCCTCGCACCCGACGTGCACGTGGCAGTCATCGAACCAGGTCAGATCCTGGCCGATTTCGAGGAGCTTTACACGGTCCTCAAATGGCACCCAGAGATCCGCCGCGAGGGGCTGGGACCGAACCTCACCTTCATCACGGGCCCGAGCAAGACCGCTGACATCGAACTCCATATCGTCTACGGCGTTCACGGCCCGAGGAAGGTCCACCTTGTAGTCCTGACCGGGACCGGCGCCGCTTGA
- a CDS encoding class I SAM-dependent methyltransferase translates to MDPTLIDRLNRLWGPIYPHLADWIAPWCPERSGRVLELGPFSGGISAAIRKKRPEMAPVCLLRESYLLPHLRQAFPTGGAWVIGELTQPPFQAAFDLVVFRGAFFFLTPTMLPGIFDVLRPGGQALIGGGFGPLTPKEQIDPIAEESRELNYRLGKKWISRDELEGMLAVAAIPPDAATILESGGLWLLVHRAGP, encoded by the coding sequence ATGGACCCGACCCTGATCGACCGCCTCAACCGTTTGTGGGGCCCCATTTACCCCCACCTGGCGGATTGGATCGCGCCCTGGTGCCCTGAGAGATCCGGGCGAGTGCTCGAACTCGGCCCCTTCTCCGGCGGGATCAGCGCGGCGATTCGTAAGAAGCGCCCGGAAATGGCGCCGGTCTGCCTCCTCCGGGAAAGTTATCTGCTCCCGCATCTTCGGCAGGCGTTTCCAACGGGCGGCGCATGGGTGATCGGAGAACTGACACAGCCTCCGTTCCAGGCGGCCTTCGACCTGGTCGTCTTCCGGGGGGCCTTTTTTTTCCTGACCCCCACCATGCTGCCCGGGATATTCGATGTGCTCCGGCCCGGCGGGCAGGCGCTCATAGGGGGCGGATTCGGCCCGCTGACCCCCAAGGAACAGATCGATCCCATCGCCGAGGAATCCAGGGAACTCAACTATCGCCTCGGCAAAAAATGGATCTCGAGGGATGAGTTGGAAGGAATGCTCGCCGTAGCGGCGATTCCGCCCGATGCCGCCACGATCCTGGAATCCGGCGGATTGTGGCTTCTGGTTCATCGCGCCGGCCCTTGA
- a CDS encoding cold-shock protein: MANGTVKWFNDSKGFGFIEQENGPDVFVHHSGIAGSGFKSLREGAHVSFDIEEGKKGPAAVNVVER; the protein is encoded by the coding sequence ATGGCGAATGGAACGGTCAAGTGGTTTAATGACAGCAAAGGCTTCGGCTTCATCGAGCAGGAAAACGGTCCCGATGTTTTCGTGCACCATTCAGGGATTGCAGGCAGCGGATTCAAGTCCCTGCGAGAAGGTGCTCATGTCTCGTTTGATATCGAAGAAGGCAAAAAGGGCCCGGCTGCCGTCAATGTAGTCGAGCGCTGA
- a CDS encoding class I SAM-dependent methyltransferase produces MKKAEKLEIHSHDLRILKPVHRSIRRIKRDHSPTVHGFRIWKSSWMLIDFIQHQHLPGGLNILDVGCGWGLAGIYCAKNLAAKVTCMDIDAEVFPFLQIQAQANDVDIRTLRLGIADLTQDDLQAFDIVMGADICFWDELVSPWHKLIRRANRTEKTAVILADPGRTPFDKLERRCITDYNQEAVSWEISDPFSYRGRILKID; encoded by the coding sequence ATGAAAAAGGCAGAAAAACTGGAGATCCACTCCCACGACCTGAGGATCCTGAAACCCGTACACCGGTCGATCCGGAGAATCAAACGCGACCATTCCCCCACCGTCCACGGGTTTCGCATCTGGAAATCAAGCTGGATGCTGATCGACTTCATCCAGCACCAGCACCTGCCGGGCGGCCTGAATATCCTGGATGTCGGCTGCGGCTGGGGATTGGCCGGGATTTACTGCGCCAAGAATTTGGCCGCAAAGGTCACCTGCATGGATATCGACGCAGAGGTGTTCCCCTTCCTGCAGATTCAGGCCCAGGCGAACGACGTCGACATCAGGACGCTCCGCCTCGGAATAGCGGACCTCACACAAGACGATCTGCAGGCTTTCGATATCGTCATGGGTGCGGACATCTGCTTCTGGGACGAGCTGGTATCCCCGTGGCACAAACTGATACGCCGGGCCAACCGGACCGAAAAAACCGCCGTCATCCTGGCCGACCCGGGCAGAACCCCCTTCGACAAGCTCGAGCGCCGCTGCATCACGGATTACAACCAGGAGGCGGTTTCATGGGAGATCTCCGATCCCTTCTCCTACAGGGGCCGCATCCTGAAGATCGACTGA
- a CDS encoding enoyl-CoA hydratase has product MSYQQITYSVEKNILTITLNRPEKRNAWTWVMANELRDAMLRAERDRDVRVVVLTGAGNAFCSGADLDELKDAGNLLQEVLREDNQDAPEKQVSILMKTKTDEELDPENPSGKRGDFRKRFSYFLGVDKPVIAAVNGPAVGLGFVVGLYCDIRFASDQARFSTAFSRRGLIAEHGISWILPRIAGLANALDLLFSARMIDASEALSMGLVSRVFPQGEFMARVKDYASVLATEVSPRSLGVMKRQVYRAQFQTLAEAWQEADAEMLLSFRSEDAKEGVAHFLEKRAPDFTGR; this is encoded by the coding sequence ATGTCATATCAGCAAATAACCTACAGCGTTGAAAAAAATATCCTGACCATTACGTTGAACCGCCCTGAAAAGCGCAATGCTTGGACGTGGGTGATGGCCAACGAACTCAGGGATGCGATGCTCAGGGCCGAGCGTGACCGTGATGTCCGGGTGGTCGTGCTGACGGGCGCCGGAAATGCCTTTTGTTCGGGCGCCGACCTGGATGAATTGAAAGATGCAGGGAATCTTCTGCAAGAGGTGTTGAGAGAGGACAATCAGGATGCACCTGAGAAACAGGTGTCCATTCTGATGAAGACGAAGACGGATGAAGAACTCGATCCGGAAAACCCGTCCGGCAAGCGGGGGGATTTCCGGAAGCGGTTCTCTTATTTCCTCGGCGTCGATAAACCGGTCATAGCGGCGGTCAACGGGCCTGCTGTCGGTCTGGGCTTTGTGGTCGGTCTTTATTGCGACATCCGGTTTGCATCGGACCAGGCGAGGTTTTCGACGGCCTTTTCCCGGCGCGGTTTGATCGCCGAGCACGGCATCAGTTGGATCCTGCCGAGGATTGCAGGCCTGGCGAACGCCCTGGATCTGCTTTTCTCCGCAAGGATGATCGACGCCTCGGAGGCCTTGAGCATGGGCCTGGTGAGCCGGGTGTTTCCCCAGGGCGAATTCATGGCGCGCGTGAAGGATTATGCCTCCGTCCTTGCGACGGAGGTCTCCCCCCGGTCGCTTGGCGTCATGAAACGGCAGGTCTACCGTGCGCAGTTTCAGACCCTGGCCGAGGCCTGGCAGGAGGCGGATGCCGAGATGCTGCTTAGTTTTCGCTCTGAGGATGCCAAAGAGGGCGTCGCGCACTTCCTGGAGAAGCGTGCGCCGGACTTCACCGGGAGATAG
- a CDS encoding 3-hydroxyacyl-CoA dehydrogenase family protein: protein MRQLNGVGVLGAGQMGAEIALCFAACGVSVVMREPDLPLAEQGKAKIGKVLDKAVAKGRFPAEERDAVLARIVPTADYKAFVDVDLVVEAVFENIELKKSVLEEADEVCKRECIIATNTSSIPITLLSTAVGENRRPLFIGMHFFAPAFTMKLVEVIPGLESGGETIDFAMEACRIIGKTAVRVKDTAGFVVNRMLFAMFGEAVRLVDEGVASCEDIDAACRLGLGHPLGPFALMDMADLGMALNVGNLLKEAHGDRFRFGDALKQRVYAGHIGKKCGRGWYRYA, encoded by the coding sequence ATGCGTCAACTTAATGGAGTCGGGGTTTTGGGTGCAGGGCAGATGGGGGCCGAGATCGCGCTTTGCTTCGCGGCCTGCGGAGTGAGTGTCGTGATGCGCGAGCCGGACTTGCCGTTGGCTGAGCAGGGAAAGGCTAAAATCGGGAAGGTTCTGGACAAGGCGGTCGCCAAGGGGCGGTTCCCGGCCGAGGAGCGGGATGCGGTATTGGCTCGTATCGTGCCGACGGCCGACTATAAGGCGTTTGTTGACGTGGATCTGGTGGTCGAGGCGGTTTTTGAAAACATCGAACTGAAAAAGAGCGTCCTCGAAGAGGCTGACGAGGTCTGCAAGCGCGAATGCATCATCGCCACCAACACCTCCTCCATTCCGATTACCTTGCTATCGACCGCGGTCGGTGAAAACAGACGTCCACTGTTCATAGGAATGCATTTTTTCGCTCCCGCTTTCACTATGAAGCTGGTAGAAGTGATCCCGGGGCTGGAGAGCGGCGGGGAAACCATCGATTTTGCGATGGAGGCCTGTCGAATCATTGGCAAGACGGCGGTGCGTGTCAAGGATACGGCGGGCTTTGTAGTCAACCGGATGCTGTTCGCTATGTTCGGGGAGGCCGTGAGGCTCGTGGATGAAGGCGTCGCCTCATGTGAGGATATCGATGCGGCCTGTAGATTGGGATTGGGGCATCCGCTTGGGCCTTTCGCCCTGATGGACATGGCGGATCTCGGTATGGCACTCAACGTAGGCAATCTGTTGAAGGAGGCCCACGGAGACCGGTTCCGCTTCGGAGACGCGCTCAAGCAGCGCGTGTACGCCGGCCATATCGGGAAAAAATGCGGCAGAGGCTGGTACCGGTACGCATAA